The following coding sequences lie in one Lentilactobacillus sp. SPB1-3 genomic window:
- a CDS encoding DUF1934 domain-containing protein gives MDNPANNLPVQIHLRTDILQDGKKSNFVFDMEGQLVEIGNAIYIRYDEEVEGGSIPVTIKINGNGDVKITRSGQNRSQLMFSEGKRISAVYKTPYGPLDIQTVTLGLTAELLENPLRGTIEISYLLYAGQEMLGKYNISLQFTV, from the coding sequence ATGGATAACCCAGCAAATAATTTACCAGTACAGATTCATCTGAGAACGGATATTCTTCAAGATGGCAAGAAGTCTAATTTCGTATTTGACATGGAAGGTCAACTTGTTGAAATCGGTAATGCGATTTATATTCGTTATGATGAAGAGGTGGAAGGCGGTTCGATTCCAGTAACCATTAAGATCAATGGAAATGGTGATGTTAAGATTACTAGATCTGGACAAAATCGTTCCCAGCTGATGTTTAGTGAAGGAAAACGAATTTCAGCAGTATACAAAACTCCATATGGTCCTTTGGATATACAAACAGTAACTTTAGGACTAACAGCCGAGTTATTAGAGAATCCGCTTAGGGGTACCATTGAAATCTCTTACCTACTTTATGCCGGCCAGGAAATGTTAGGTAAATATAATATATCATTGCAATTTACGGTGTAA
- the rpoE gene encoding DNA-directed RNA polymerase subunit delta: MELKVFEGQNKNELSMIEVAHAILAERGDVMPFADLANAVQEYLGDSNKEIRDRLSQFYTDLNIDGSFISLGDNLWGLRTWYPYESIDEATVHTELDDEDRPKKKKRRKVNAFLADASDDDDVIDYDDDDPEDQDDDFDDESDDEDETTPDTNIGKYDNDLADIDDDSDDDDSDDSELPDGIEGELTDLSDDDDDLLASDDDDDDDTDGDDSSYEDKEK; this comes from the coding sequence TTGGAATTAAAAGTCTTTGAAGGCCAAAACAAAAATGAACTATCTATGATCGAAGTTGCCCACGCAATTTTAGCGGAGCGCGGAGACGTTATGCCGTTCGCTGATTTGGCTAATGCCGTTCAAGAATACCTTGGTGATAGTAATAAGGAAATTCGAGATCGATTATCTCAGTTTTATACTGATCTAAATATCGACGGTAGTTTCATTTCACTTGGTGACAATCTTTGGGGCTTAAGAACTTGGTATCCCTACGAATCGATTGACGAGGCCACAGTTCATACTGAACTCGACGATGAAGATCGACCAAAGAAAAAGAAGCGTCGTAAGGTTAATGCCTTTTTAGCTGACGCTTCTGATGATGACGACGTTATTGATTACGATGATGATGATCCTGAAGATCAGGATGATGATTTTGACGACGAATCTGATGACGAAGATGAAACTACACCAGATACTAATATTGGTAAATACGATAATGATTTAGCTGATATTGATGATGACAGCGACGATGATGACAGCGATGACTCTGAATTACCCGATGGTATCGAAGGCGAATTAACTGATTTGTCCGACGATGATGATGATTTGTTGGCTTCAGATGATGATGACGACGATGATACAGATGGTGATGATTCTAGTTATGAAGATAAAGAAAAGTAA